The sequence CACCTTATACATCATTTTTTTACTACAGATGCATGATCAAAAATACTGCAGATGCAGAATGGACTTTTTATGCAATACTTAATAGGTTGAAAGTACTTTCTTTTTCTTTTTTTATTAATAGGTTTTGTTTTTGATGAAAGGAAAGTAAACCATTTAGGTGTGTTCCCACAAAAGGAGACATGATGGGTAATCGCCTTTTGTCGTTGGTTATCATAGCCAAAGAGGAGCGGATTCCAAAACAGATTGAAGGTTCAGTATCCGGGCCATTTCAAATTTCCATTTCTTTTAAGACATCGGACATTGAAAAAGGGTTGAAAAAGTTAAAGGATTTAAATCCCAAATTGGTTTTAATTGATTTACAACAGGTGGAGGAAGAGAAGGTCGCATTCCTCCTCAAAATCCATTTATCTCACCCGGACTCTCAACTATTAATCATCCCGGCGGAGTTCGCCGTGAATGAATGGCTTCAGTTTTTAAAAGCGGGTGTGAGAGCTATTTTTGAAAAGGATTTTTCAGGGAAAGATCTGGCCCTTGCGGCATCGGTGGTTATACAAGGTGGAATCTATCTGGGACCCGGCCGAATGGTTCAATTTATTGAGCAATGCGCCAACAAGGTCAAACACGCCGATGAGAAAGCCCGTGACCTGCTGACGGACCGCGAGATTCAGGTGCTCAAGGTTTTGGCTGAAGGGTATACCGTGAAAAAAGCCGCTGGAATTTTGGGATTAAGTCCAAAGACAGTGGATACCCATAAAGCCAATCTGATGCGGAAAATCAATATCCATCACCGGGCTGACCTGATCAAATACGCCCTCCGGAAAAAAATAATCTCCCTTCAGGAAGATTAATGAAGATCCAGTCGAAATAAATTTTGGGTTAATTCTGGGACGGATAGGGGGGATAGTTTATTAAACAGATAAAAGACTTTTTTAAAGGTTTGTTGGTTTTTTTAATTATCCATTTTGGTTTTATTAGTGGTTGCCTTTCAAAACCCGAAAATTTATTTTCTCAACGCGTAAAAGAGGATAATGGAGAAAATAGTTTTTTTGTGGTTGGCAAATCCGGGTCTCCCGGTTTTCAAGACGGGTCGGCGAACAAAGCTTTATTTAATTACCCGGTAAACGGGGTGGCCAGTGGAAAGTATCTCTTTATTGCGGACAGCTATAATTCCTTAATTCGGCAGGTGGATACACAGACCGGAAAAGTCAGCACTGTGGTGGGCATTCCGGGACAACGAGGGGCCCGTGATGGGAACCGAGAAGTAGGACTTCTTGATTTTCCGGAAGGAATTGCCACCGATGGAAAATATCTTTATATTGCCGATACGTTTAATCATACCATTCGCCGGTTTGATCTGGAAAAAGGAATTCTGAGCACATTGGCCGGTCAAAAAGGAGAGGAAGGTTATGCGGATGGAAAAGGAGGGGAAGCCAAGTTTAATTTTCCGCGGGGGGTGGCTATCATTGGGAAAGCGGTTTATGTGGCCGATACCATTAATAGTGTGATTCGGCGGATAGATCTGCAGACCGGAATAGTGAGCACCCTTGCGGGAAAGGCGGGAATGATTGGGATTCAAGACGGATTCGCAGAAAAGGTTCGTTTTTATTTCCCTTACGGATTAACCTCCGACGGTGGGGATTTATACGTTGCCGATACCTTAAACCATGCCATCCGGAGGGTAAATTGTGAAACCAAAGAGGTGGAAACATTAGTTGGAGGAAAAGGGGTCGGGTTAGTTGATGGGTTAGGAGATCAAGCCAAATTCAATGCCCCATTTAACATCGCCACCGATGGGAAGGTAATGTTTGTTGCGGATACCCTCAATAATGCCATTCGAAAGGTGGATCTGAAAAGCAGACAGGTCATTACACTTTTTATGCAAGCGAAGGAAGGGGAAAAAAGTCCTGGGGTACAAGGCTTAACGATAGACTTAAAAGGACCCCGTGGCGTGACATTTAACCACCACGGAACTTTATTCATAACGGATACGGATAATCACCTTATTCGAAAGATGAATTTAAATAGCAACTGAAAGGTTTTTTGTCTTTGACAATTAAACTCAAAATCCATAATCGGTTTTATAAATAAAAGGAGGGTAAAATGAAATCCGGTATCTTCATAGAGACCCGAGATTTAAATGACTGCCTTTCCGATTCAAAAATACGGATTATTGATTTTCAATCCCCCAGAAAATATCTAAAGGGTCATATTCCCGGAGCGGTTTTTTTGAGTCCAGAATCCCTTCATAATGGTGAAATTCCAGATGGTTTTCCTTTCTCTTTTGAAAAAGAAAAAGCCATTTTTTCTCTTTTGGGAATTCATAAGGAAACACGGGTGATTGGGTAGGATGATCAAGAGGGGCTATATGCGTCTAGGCTTTTTTTTACATTGGAATTTTTTGGACATAAAAAGGTCCAAGTCCTCAATGGAGGAATTCGCAAATGGATTCAGGAAGGGCGATCCCTCTCCAAAGAAACTCTAAGGGTGTTTCCTCATGGATTTTTGCCTGTCCCGAAAAGAAAGCATATTGCCAATATGGATTGGATTAAAAGGCATTTGGGAAACCCGAATGTTTTATTGGTAGATGCCCGGTCATCCAATGAGTTTAATGGAAAGAAAAAAAAAGGGCATCGGGTAGGCCATCTTCCCGGAGCCATTAATATTGATTGGAAAAAAACCATTGATCCAATAAAAGGAACCTTGAGAGGCTCCCGGGACCTATTGAAGTTAATTGGAAAATCCAGCCCAAGAGAGGTGGTGACTTATTGCCAAACTGGTTACCGTGCCTCTCATGATTACGTTGTGGCCCGTCACCTTGGTTTTCAAAAAGTCAGGGTTTACGAGGGATCTTGGCAGGAATGGGGGAATAACCCTCACCTTCCTTTGGAATAATAAGCCCTTTCTCCATTTTAAATTAAAAAGAACAGTTTTGTTTTAACGCCCAATGAAGGCGTTTGAGGTAGATTTCTGCCGGTATTTCATGGGCGCCAAAGCGTACCAGATGGGGATTTAAAAATTGAACATCAAATAGGGAAAATTCTCTTTCTCGGAGGTGTTGAACAAGAGAAACCAGGCAAATTTTAGAGGCATCGGTTTTTTTTGAAAACATGGATTCTCCCATAAAGGCTCCCCCCAAACTGACCCCGTATATGCCCCCCACCAATTTTTTGTTCCAATAGGCTTCAACGGAATGGGCTTTTCCCATATGGAAAAGTGCAGTGTAAACCTTAATAATGGGTTCATTGATCCAGGTTTCCGGGCGATCCGCGCACCCACGCATGACTCCTTCAAAATTGTGGTCAAACCGGGTTTCAAATACCCTTTTCCGAATGGTTTGCCTGAGCCGTTTGGGAATGTGAAACCGTTCAAGATCAAAAATCCCCCGAGGATCTGGAAAATACCATTCCACAGACCCATCCTCTTCGCCCATTGGAAAAAGGCCGCGTTGATAAGCCCAAAGGAGGAGTTCTGGTGAAAGTGGTTGGGACATGGGTTTTTAAAAAAACAAGCCGTTGGGTCAACCCCGAAGGGTTTCTGCCCAGGAATCTTTTTATAAACAGGTTTTAAATTTTTTTTGGATTTAAGAATTCTTTTTGGATAACAATTTCAATTTCGTTCTCTGGAGAATTTCCACGGTTTCGGATATGGGCTTTCCAAAAAATATTTTGACGAAGACTTTGAAAGACCTGTTTGATAATTTCTGGTTTCATTTGCGTCTCCCACTCCTGGAACCAAGCCAACCCATCTTCATCTCCTTCATAGTCCTCAGAAAAGTTAGCTTCTAGACTAAAGCGTAAGTTGAAAGTTTTTTCCTCTTTAAACAAAATGCCTCCTCCTTTTGGTTTAAACATTCTCTCTCTGAAACTAAGAGGAAGAAGGAGAAAATCTTTAAAGGATTAATGAAGGAGTTGTTGAATAAACTCGTAGATAACAGGATCCTTCTATTTTTTTCTCCCCTTATTCTGGTAACCGGTTTTCCATCTTTTCCAATCAAATGAGTCATTGGTGGGACGAACCCATCATAATCATTTCTAAGCCATTTATTGGAATCCAGGGAAATGGGTTCAAAAAAATTTTTTATGGAAAACATTTACGGTGTCCAAGGAATGCACCCGGTGGTTCAGAGGTCAATGAATAATACTTTAACGATAAAACGGATAATTGGAGATGTTTCCCGGACAAGGGTTCCAAGCGAAATTGGGTGGGTTCCGCTATTTTTGAAAAGGGGAACCTTCCCTTAAAGGGGGCGGCATGGGGATGGAAAATGATAATGATTCCCACCGAAAAAGAGAAAAAAATTTGAAAAAGAAAGATTGTTTTTAGAACCTTTTTCAAGAAGATCCTTTGAAAAAAATTCTGAATAGAAGGGCTTCTGAAAAATTTATCCAATTTTTTAATAATTACATTTTTTTTCGAGACTCTTCCTTGATAAAACTCAAATAGGCGGGGTCCGTTTGAGTAATCTTGATGCCCATGCCTATGCCATCTGGTGAGTTTCCTTCGACAGGTAGTTTTTTTTCCCAGACCACTCTTCCTTTCAGGCCAATTATTTTTCCATCGGGAAGGGTGACCTTTAAAACCAGATCTGTATTAGTGGAAAAGGCGATATTCGATTTTAGATAAATTCCGGTTTTGGAGATGTCTATTGAAAAACCCACAAAAGAAGGTTTTTCTTTTCCATATTTAATAAAGAGTTTAAAGGGGAGACGTTTTAAAAACCGTTTATCCATGTTTTTTGGATTTCTATTCTTGGAGGGGCCCTTTAAATTGAAAGATAAATTACCATTTATCGGGTTTTATTACAATGAAACATTTTTAATCCTTCCATTTCTTAAGGGAAACGCGAAATGTGGTTCCTACTCCAAATTGGCTTTCTACTTCAATTTTCCCTCCATGGTTTTCAATGATTTCTTTGGCAATACTTAATCCCAAGCCAAACCCATGCCCATTTGAAAAATCGTCCAATGTTTCTTTTCCTCGAGCCGGATCAATTCGGTAAAATCGCTCAAAAATGTTTTTCAACTCGGGGTTCGGAATTCCAATTCCCGTATCAATCACTTCAATGGTCACCCGGTCCTCATTTTCCAAGACGTTGGTTTTAACCGTTTCCCCTCTTCCGGTATATTTAATGGCGTTGTCTATCAGATTGGTGAATAATTCCCCTATGGTTGCCTTTTCACCATCAATATACACCGCTTTTGAATACTGTGGGAGAAGCATTTTAATTCCTTTTTTCTCGGCGATGGGTTTAAGCATTAATCCGATTGTGTTTAGAAGGTTTTCGATATCGGTCTTCTTCTTTTGGATGGGAAAGGGTTTTTGGTCATACCGAGAAAGGGTCAGGAGTTTATTGATCAGGTCCTCTAAGTTTTTAATATTCTTAAATATGGTTTCCAAGGCTTCTTTATATTCTTCTTGGGTACGGGGCCTTCGGAGAGGGATTTCGCAATGACTTTTAATTACAGTGACAGGAGTCCTCAATTCATGAGAGGCATTTGAAATAAAATGTTTTTGCTGCGTAAAAACCTCCTCAAGTCGGTCCAAGGTTGCGTTAAAAGATTTTGCCAACTCCTGAAGTTCTTGGCTGATATTTTGGTGTTCCAGTCGTTGTTTTAGATTGGTGGCGCTGATTTCACTGACCTCTTTGGAAAACGCCTTGAGGGGTTTTAGGGAAAATCGGGCAATCCAAAAGGCTCCGGTTCCGCCCAATAAAATGATAAAGGGGGTGAAGATCCACATCTTGGTTCGAAGGTCCGCCAGAAAGGCTTCCGTTTTATTCAAGCTCTCTCCCGTTTGAATGTGGAAGGTTTTAGGAAAGATTTTTCCAACCTTGACGGTTTTTGCAAATACCCTTAACGGTTCCCCTGCAGGGCTCTGAATGGTTTCCAGGTATTGGCCATCTTTTTTAATTTTTTCAAAGGAGAAAGCCATTCTTGAATCCCCTAAAGAGGGAGAGTGGACAAACGGCTTTCCATCTTCAAAATATATCTGATAATAATGCCCTGAGAAAGGGACATCATATAAGGTGGCCTTTCGTTGAAACCCTTTTTTTCCCTCCAAGGGCTCAAAATCTATTCTTCCGTCATGATAAACTTCGATTAAACCACTGAAAAATTGGGTTTTCGAATCTAAGAAAAGGTCAACTGTGGAAAAAATTCCCATTTTTTGTTCTTTAAAAATAATAAAATTCAAACCGATCAGAATGGCCGAAAAAGATAGGAAGATCCATAGGAAGAGTTTGAATTGAATTAAACATCCGGGTCCCTTAGCATATACCCCGTTCCTCTGATGGTGTGAATCAGTTTAACCGGAAAACCTTTATCAATTTTTTTCCTTAAATTATTTATAAATACATCGAATACATTGCTATCCAAGTCAAAGGTATCGTTGTAGATATGGTCAATGATCTCGGTTTGGGTAATCACGCGGTTTTTGTTGTATACCAAGAATTCCAAAAGGGTAAATTCCTTTGCCGTCAAAGGAATCGATTTTTCTGCCCGGACGACCTCCTTTTGGGAAGGGTTTAATTCAAGGTCAAGGACTTTGAGGCGGGGGCGTTTTTCCGAAAATTTTCTTCTGATTAAAGCCCGAAGGCGGGCGAGAAGTTCCCCAAACTCAAAGGGTTTGCTGAGATAATCATCGGCCCCGGAATCCAGTCCAGTAATTTTATCAGGGATAGAATCTTTGGCTGTAAGCATGATGACCGGTGTTGAAATCCCCTTTTCCCTCAAGGTTTTGAGGATATTGAGCCCATTTATTTTAGGCAGGAGAATATCCAAAATTATTCCATCATAGGAACCCTCCTGGGCCATATATAACCCTTCTTCGCCATCTAAAGCATAGGTCAACACTATAGCCTTCTTCCTGTAGCCCTTTTTGGAGGATTTTGGCTAGATCTTTTTCATCTTCCACAATTAATAATCGCATGGTGCTATTTTAACTTAAGTTCACTCTATTTGAAAAGGACATAGGTTTTTAAGGTTTCAATTTTTATTGGGGGATAGGCCGAAAAAAAGGGGCGGAAAAAAAGGCCAGGTTCGACCTTTTGGATCCCGCCTAAAGGTTTTTTTACCCTAAAACTTAGTCCACAAGGAAATCGTTCACAAACCCGTTTTCCTCATCAATCTCTATTTCAATGGCGGCTCCTAATTTGACCTGGTTCATTTTGGTAGCGGCGACTTCTTTTAATTTAAAATTGTTTGCCGCTCCATTGGCCATTTTGAGCGTGATGATCTTATATTCACGGTCATAGTCCACCAGATTCCCTTTTAGTTTTTGGTGGGCTTCAGGATGGAACTCAACACCTGGCCCGATAATGCGGTCTATGTCAATAATTTGATTTCCCTCTTCCACCCTCAACAGGAAACGATCTCCCTCATGGACATCCGAAATTTGTTCTCCTTCGAAATCCTTAACGCTGAGGGTTCGGTTGCCTGAATTTGTTTTTAGAATGACCGTTTCACCCTTGATTTTTTCTACGCTACTAACGATATACTGGTGGACGTGTTCTTTTTTCTCTTTTTGAACCGGAGTCTGTCCGCCAAAGGCTGGAACCCCCGTTAGGGCCACCAGAACCCCTACAGCAAACACCCCTAAAAACCGATTCATATTTTTCTGATTCATGCTTTTGCCTCCTTGTTTTAGGTTTTTTACTGCTTAAACTTTAAACTCCACCTTTTTGGCAATGAGGACCCTATTTCCCATCCCATCCTTTGCCTCAAAAAATTCCAGGTCGATTTTTTGAGCGGTTGCGGGGATTTGGTCGGAACAGATTCTTTTCTCGATGTCACCAGATTCCGTTTTGATTTGGGTTTCATTGGCGAGAAGAATATGTTGACCCTGTACTTCTATAACAGAATCGGCCTGATTAACCTGATAAGAGAATGAGCCTTCCAATTCTTTTTTCAGAGTGAACCCGGAAAAATCGGCCATGGACCTTCCCTCCTGCTGACAGAAAGCAATAATATCCATATCATGGTCCCCTTCAACACGTGTGGCTTGAAACATCGAACCATCCCAATTTCCATAGACTTCTACCCTCATTCCGGGTTGAAGATTGGAGAAGGCAACAATTTTGCAGGTTCCCAGATCATCATCCTCATCACAGGTGTAGGCGGTTTGATTGTTGACTGCCACCGTGATAAGGTTTGTCCCAAGGGAAAAATGTTCTGCCTTCAGGACCGTTAAATCAAATTGGCCATTTTGAACGGATTGAACCACCCCTTTCAGATCGAAGTGATCCTCCTTCTCTTCTACGTAATCGGTATGCCCTGATCCGTCATGATCCGAAACGATCCATGCGGTGACCGAATTCGTTGAAGGATCATAAGTAAATTGTTTCAGATCAAAATCCAATCCCACCCGCTGTCCCTCCGAAACATCCAGTTGACCCGAAATATCTATTACGCATTGACTGTTGTTGCAGATGGTCCATCCGTTTTGGGCCAGAAGGGGATTGGGATTCGGCACTGTTCCCGTTTTATCCACCAGAATAATCTCTTGTCCCAGGGTGATAAGGACCCTATTGTAGCTGTCGGTGGGAATAGAGGCATTGGGGAGCCGTTTGAGAATTCCGTCCAGCTCATGAACGTCGTAAGTGATTCCTTGAGGATCATCAAAAACCGTTACCCGTGCCTGATCTGCGGATCGCTCCAGCTCGACTTTATAAAGGGTCACAATCACCTGGTTGTAATCATCGTTGAGGTTATCGGTAATAAAAAGGGTACCACTTCCTGAAACCCCATCAGATGTTCCTCCACTTCCACAGGCAGAAATTACAAAAATCATTCCCAACAGTAATCCAATGAGCCCCATTGTTTTTACCTTTTTTGAATATGCCATTTTCATTGCTTTCCTCCTTAAATTTTTTTTAAATCCATCCATCATGGGTTTTCACTCTTTGATGGCAATACCTTAGCAAAGGGAACATTAAAATTTGATGAAATGGGGATGAATTGTCGATGAATATTGAAGGTATTTCATGGATGTGTAAAAAGAGAAGATGAGGAAGGGGTTTTTTAAAAAGGAAAAAAGGTGGGTCTATTGATGTCCTATGATTAGCCCGTCATTCATGGCATCTTCAGCGGTAAGGGTTAAAAGGTAATCCACCAGGACCTCTAGGCCTCCTTCCGTAAAACGCTCTCCGTAGAAACGATACATGGATGAGAGTTCAGGGTTTTTGGGATCCTCATATCCCGGAAGGATAAATGCACTGGGGTTAAGAATAGACTCCTTAATATACTCCTTGGCGGTGGTTGCCTTTGCTTTTCCGTTATGAACCTGTTCTTGGTATCCGGGAGAAGCGATGATCAGGTTAGACGTTGAACCCGTAATTAAGATGGGCCCGTATTCACTTTCTCTGGAATCAGGAAAGAAGGGGATTTTATGGCAAACATAACACCCCATTTTTTTAATAATCATCTTGGGGGAGTCGGTGGGCAGGGCCAGTTGCTCTAATGGAATGGGGGGTGCTTTAGAGGTGATGGGTTCGAGCCAAAAACCTTTTCCTTTCAATAAGGATTGCCAGTTTAGCGGAACCGCAATGGTGCTGTTTAAAAGTGCAAAAAAGGCCACCACCAAGAGGAAAGCTCTTCCCCTGGCCCAGAAAAAACTCAAAATAAGGCTTGAGATGGATAGAAACAGTAAAAACAATCCAAAATAAATCACGGGACCAAATTATAAGGTTCTTTTTGTTCCGAAGTCAAAAGGAGATGATGAAAAGGAGTTTGACGAAAGGTAACAATGATTAAAACCTTAAAAACCTAGGTTAAACCCATTTCTTTCAATGTGGGTAAAAACTCGTAAAAAAATTAAAAAACAAGTAGTTTTACGGGTTGTCATAAATGATCTCCTTCTGTAAATTCCTTACCTAAAATTTAGGAAGTCGATCAATAGGAAAAAAACAATAAGGTGGTTTTCTGGGTTTCAATTTTTCCATGGGATACATGGACCTTAAATAGTTCTTTTACGGGGTCCATTCCTTCTTATGGAAGTTTGTTTTTAAGGAGAGTTTGGATGTGGAGCAATGTTGGATTAAATGAACGAATCATAAGAATATTATCCAGTGGGGCAATATTAGGGATAGGAATTTTTATTGAGTTTGACAAAAACTGGACCATCGCGACCTACACCATAGGCTTCTTTTTTCTTTTTTCCGGCATTATCGGTTATGGTCCGGTTTGGAAGGTATTGGGCGTTAAATGTTCTTCGCCACCGGTTTCAAAAAAGGATTAGTTCACTTTAGACAGGAAAATAGAAAAAAAAGACTCTGTTTTTGGGAGGTAAAGGTTTTCCTTGGAAGGGCCATATCCCTTGACGTTAGATTCCCTTGAATCCTTTGTGGGCAGATCCCCCGGAGCCTATATTATTTTAGGAACAAATAATAAGGGGGTCTACGTGGGCCGTTCTGATGATGATCTCCGGGGCAAAATGAAGCAACATGCTCCTAACCCAATATTAAGGTTCTTCTTTGAGCACACACGCACCGCAATGGATGCTTACAATCTTGAATGCCTTTGGTACCATCAATATGAGCCCCAAGAAAAAGTAATCCACCCTGGAAAAAGTCACTCGGTTTGGAGTTGTCTCGCCTGTGGTCAATAGAAAAACTTTTCCTGAATTGATCCATTCCGGACCATTTCTAATTTTGACCTTGCTTAAACCTCTTTCCTACAATAAAAGTAAAAAGGATTTAAATATCCTGGATCACGGCAATACATCCTTTATACACGGCCCTATTGGCCTTTACCTTTCCCTTCCTTTTAAATCCACCCGCGTAAATAATTACTGAAAAACTGGTAGATTTACGAATTTTCTTTACAGTCTTTCGACTGTTATTCTATTTAAAGTTTAGAAATTTTGGATGATTTGTGGTTCAGGGGTTAGAATTTTGTTTAATCCATTTCAAGGCAAAATTCAGCTTAAACCAGAGTCAACGGTTTGGCCCAAAAAAATGCCACCCTTATCCTGAGACATTTTTCTCCAAAGCCACCCATTTATTTTTAAATCTAGGGGTTCCGTGAAAAGAGCGCGTTTAATCATAGGGGATCGTCATCAACTCATGGCGGAGAGTATTAAGGGTTTGGTTGAACCTTCTTACGAGGTTGTGGAAACGGTTTTCGATTTTAATTCGCTGCCGATGGCGGTTCAAAACCAAAAGCCGGATGTACTGGTCGTTGATTTTTCCTTATTTTTTAATAACGGTTCAAATTTGATGCAGGTGTTCAAAAAGAAGAATTTTGATATTTAAGTGATTGTTTTAAGCCTTTATGATGAACCAATTGTTTTGAAAAAAGCTTTTGAAGAGGGTGTTTCAGGGTTTGTACTCACACGATAGGTGGGGTCGGATTTAATGCATGGAATTGAAACAGTGCTAAAGGGAAATAAATATGTTTCGCCCGGCGTGAAAACACACGGGGAATAAAAGGAATCCGGCCGGTTCTTAATTTTTTCTTCTTTGTTTTTTCCCTGATTTCTCGGCCCTTTTTTTAGGAATATTAAGTGGGGCTACACCCTCCGTTTGTTTAAATAAGTACCAAGGGGCCTAAATGAAAAATTCTCAAATTTGGGTCCGTGGAAAATCTTAAAAAGATCTCGTATTCTTTTAGCAGATTGCCTTCCCGGAGCCAGATGTGGTTTTTTTGGGAATAGGGGTCCTTCCCAAATGCCTTCTCCTTTTGTACTGCTCACCAAAATCCCTGAAAACCAAAAACTAAAATTGGGTTGGTGGATCAAGATTGCACGGGAAGGACCCTATTATCTTCTCTCTGATTAGTTGGGGCGGAAGGTGGGAGGTTTGAGGGGAAAATTTTTAAAACTTCCTTTTTCATTCGGAAGGCCGTGATCGCCTTCTCTGAATCGTAAAAAATCCAATTGATCCCTTCCTGTTAATTCTATTAAAGTCTTTTCCCGCAATAGAAAGCCCAAATAGGAGATAGAAACCCAAAAGTGAGAAAGGGGAAAAATGATTTTTGGAAAACTTAAAAAAGGGTTGTGTTCTGGGTTGTTTACACAGGTGATCATCCTGGTTTTATTATGTATTCCTTTTTTTTACGAAAGACCGGCATTTGCGGAGGTTCAAGCGGAAGCCGGAGATTTTACTCAAGGAAGCCTTCGAGGGTCCATTCTTGGTGGGTCTGGCCGTGCTTTTAACCAAACCTATTTTGTTCTGGGGGGAGGGATGGGATACTACTTATTTAATGGATTGGAATCGGGTCTTGATTTTGAAGCGTGGTTTGGAAATGATCCCCGAATCTATAAAGTGAGTCCTCGAATTAGATATGTAATACCTTTGACTCCGGCGATCAACCCTTACGTTGGGAGGTTTTACAGCCGTACCTTTATTGAGGAACTGGATGATTTTGACTCTTTTGGATTTCGTGGAGGATTTTTTAACACAATAGGCCCCAATGCCTATGTGGGTGTGGGTGTTGTTTATGAGAGGCTATTGAACTGTGAGGAAAGTATTTACAAATCCTGTTCCGTGGTATATCCGGAAGTGTTGTTGTCAATTGGATTTTAAATTTCTGCTGTTTGAAGCCCGTGATCCATCGTTTAGATCGAAACGGCTTTTTCCTTTTAAAACCCTTCCATTGACCCTAAATGAAAAGTCTTTCATTTACCGGTTGAAGTTTTGCTCTATTCCTTTTATTCTTGGGCCTACCTAGGAAGTTTTATTCGGGAGATCCTATTGAGCGAGGGAACCATTGACCCCGAAGATGTCCATTTGATCTATCAAACGGATCAGCCTTCCTCCGCGGTTAAACATATTTAAAAAGTGATTTTGGGACGAGTATGGATAGGTAAGACCTTTAAAAAGGCTTCATTGTAAATTGGGGGGAAAACATTTTAATAGAATAATTCTTTCAAGAGGGTGAGGGAGGTCGGAGAAAATGGAAACCAAACTAAAAAAAAGCAGGATTAAAATGATACGTTGTGCATCAATACGATCCGAACATTATCCATGGATGCCGTCCAAGCGGCAAAATCAGGGCATCCGGGGACCCCGATGGCTTTAGCTCCTGTCGCCTATTGTTTGTGGCAACGTTTTCTCCGATTTGATCCTCAAGATCCGATTTGGCCAAACCGGGACCGGTTTGTCCTGTCAATCGGTCACGCATCTATGCTTCTTTACTCCCTTCTTCATTTGTGCCGGGTGAAGGCAGTCAGTAAGGATTATGAAGCCTTGGGGGAAGTTTCCGTCCCGTTAGATGCGATTAAAAATTTTCGTCAGTTGGACAGCCCCCGCCCGGGACATCCAGAATATCGGTGGACCTCCGGTGTTGAAACCACCACAGGCCCCCTCGGACAAGGGGTGGCCACTAGTGTTGGGATGGCCCTGTCCGGACGGTGGATGGGTTAATATTTTAACCGACCTGGCTTTGATAAATTAATTGATTTCAGTGTGTATGCCTTATGCGGGGATGGGTGCATGATGGAAGGGGTAACTGGGGAGGCTGCGTCTCTTGCGGGCCATCTCAAACTTTCCAATTTGTGTTGGATATACGATAGCAACCGCATTACCATTGAAGGAAATACCTCCTTGACCTTTAGTGAAGATGTGGCCACCCGCTTCATCGGTTACGGGTGGAATGTCACTCATGTGGGTGACGCCAACGATTTAGAAATA comes from Nitrospiria bacterium and encodes:
- a CDS encoding response regulator transcription factor, which translates into the protein MMGNRLLSLVIIAKEERIPKQIEGSVSGPFQISISFKTSDIEKGLKKLKDLNPKLVLIDLQQVEEEKVAFLLKIHLSHPDSQLLIIPAEFAVNEWLQFLKAGVRAIFEKDFSGKDLALAASVVIQGGIYLGPGRMVQFIEQCANKVKHADEKARDLLTDREIQVLKVLAEGYTVKKAAGILGLSPKTVDTHKANLMRKINIHHRADLIKYALRKKIISLQED
- a CDS encoding rhodanese-like domain-containing protein, producing the protein MKSGIFIETRDLNDCLSDSKIRIIDFQSPRKYLKGHIPGAVFLSPESLHNGEIPDGFPFSFEKEKAIFSLLGIHKETRVIG
- a CDS encoding rhodanese-like domain-containing protein; its protein translation is MEFFGHKKVQVLNGGIRKWIQEGRSLSKETLRVFPHGFLPVPKRKHIANMDWIKRHLGNPNVLLVDARSSNEFNGKKKKGHRVGHLPGAINIDWKKTIDPIKGTLRGSRDLLKLIGKSSPREVVTYCQTGYRASHDYVVARHLGFQKVRVYEGSWQEWGNNPHLPLE
- the aat gene encoding leucyl/phenylalanyl-tRNA--protein transferase; the encoded protein is MSQPLSPELLLWAYQRGLFPMGEEDGSVEWYFPDPRGIFDLERFHIPKRLRQTIRKRVFETRFDHNFEGVMRGCADRPETWINEPIIKVYTALFHMGKAHSVEAYWNKKLVGGIYGVSLGGAFMGESMFSKKTDASKICLVSLVQHLREREFSLFDVQFLNPHLVRFGAHEIPAEIYLKRLHWALKQNCSF
- a CDS encoding PilZ domain-containing protein, which encodes MDKRFLKRLPFKLFIKYGKEKPSFVGFSIDISKTGIYLKSNIAFSTNTDLVLKVTLPDGKIIGLKGRVVWEKKLPVEGNSPDGIGMGIKITQTDPAYLSFIKEESRKKM
- a CDS encoding ATP-binding protein, producing the protein MGIFSTVDLFLDSKTQFFSGLIEVYHDGRIDFEPLEGKKGFQRKATLYDVPFSGHYYQIYFEDGKPFVHSPSLGDSRMAFSFEKIKKDGQYLETIQSPAGEPLRVFAKTVKVGKIFPKTFHIQTGESLNKTEAFLADLRTKMWIFTPFIILLGGTGAFWIARFSLKPLKAFSKEVSEISATNLKQRLEHQNISQELQELAKSFNATLDRLEEVFTQQKHFISNASHELRTPVTVIKSHCEIPLRRPRTQEEYKEALETIFKNIKNLEDLINKLLTLSRYDQKPFPIQKKKTDIENLLNTIGLMLKPIAEKKGIKMLLPQYSKAVYIDGEKATIGELFTNLIDNAIKYTGRGETVKTNVLENEDRVTIEVIDTGIGIPNPELKNIFERFYRIDPARGKETLDDFSNGHGFGLGLSIAKEIIENHGGKIEVESQFGVGTTFRVSLKKWKD
- a CDS encoding winged helix-turn-helix domain-containing protein, whose product is MLTYALDGEEGLYMAQEGSYDGIILDILLPKINGLNILKTLREKGISTPVIMLTAKDSIPDKITGLDSGADDYLSKPFEFGELLARLRALIRRKFSEKRPRLKVLDLELNPSQKEVVRAEKSIPLTAKEFTLLEFLVYNKNRVITQTEIIDHIYNDTFDLDSNVFDVFINNLRKKIDKGFPVKLIHTIRGTGYMLRDPDV
- a CDS encoding DUF5666 domain-containing protein, which codes for MAYSKKVKTMGLIGLLLGMIFVISACGSGGTSDGVSGSGTLFITDNLNDDYNQVIVTLYKVELERSADQARVTVFDDPQGITYDVHELDGILKRLPNASIPTDSYNRVLITLGQEIILVDKTGTVPNPNPLLAQNGWTICNNSQCVIDISGQLDVSEGQRVGLDFDLKQFTYDPSTNSVTAWIVSDHDGSGHTDYVEEKEDHFDLKGVVQSVQNGQFDLTVLKAEHFSLGTNLITVAVNNQTAYTCDEDDDLGTCKIVAFSNLQPGMRVEVYGNWDGSMFQATRVEGDHDMDIIAFCQQEGRSMADFSGFTLKKELEGSFSYQVNQADSVIEVQGQHILLANETQIKTESGDIEKRICSDQIPATAQKIDLEFFEAKDGMGNRVLIAKKVEFKV
- a CDS encoding DUF2892 domain-containing protein; the protein is MWSNVGLNERIIRILSSGAILGIGIFIEFDKNWTIATYTIGFFFLFSGIIGYGPVWKVLGVKCSSPPVSKKD